Proteins encoded within one genomic window of Raineyella fluvialis:
- a CDS encoding glutamate ABC transporter substrate-binding protein: protein MDGGPSAQRETLIQSGQVQLVFATYSITDARKQKVDFAGPYFIAGQDILVKADRNDINGPNDLAGKKLCSVVGSTSAKQIKDKVPQTQLQEVDTYSKCAEAVAAGSMDAMTTDDIILAGYAAQDQYKGKLKVVGHPFTQERYGVGLKKGDTELQKKVNDALTKMISDGSWQKFVDANVGASGYTPNKDLNPPKPGTA from the coding sequence GTGGATGGAGGCCCCTCCGCCCAGCGCGAGACGCTGATCCAGTCCGGTCAGGTGCAACTGGTCTTCGCCACTTACTCGATCACCGATGCCCGCAAGCAGAAGGTCGACTTCGCCGGTCCCTACTTCATCGCCGGCCAGGACATCCTGGTCAAGGCGGACCGTAACGACATCAACGGTCCCAACGACCTCGCGGGCAAGAAGCTCTGCTCGGTCGTCGGCTCGACCTCGGCCAAGCAGATCAAGGACAAGGTTCCGCAGACCCAGCTCCAGGAGGTGGACACCTACTCCAAGTGTGCCGAGGCGGTCGCCGCCGGCTCCATGGACGCGATGACCACGGACGACATCATCCTCGCCGGCTACGCCGCGCAGGACCAGTACAAGGGCAAGCTCAAGGTGGTCGGGCACCCGTTCACCCAGGAGCGCTACGGAGTGGGCCTGAAGAAGGGTGACACCGAGCTGCAGAAGAAGGTCAACGACGCCCTCACCAAGATGATCAGCGACGGCTCCTGGCAGAAGTTCGTGGACGCCAACGTCGGCGCCTCCGGCTACACGCCGAACAAGGATCTGAACCCGCCGAAGCCCGGCACCGCCTGA